One part of the Glycine soja cultivar W05 chromosome 11, ASM419377v2, whole genome shotgun sequence genome encodes these proteins:
- the LOC114374069 gene encoding BAG family molecular chaperone regulator 2-like → MMKKKPSARENSSSSSSTAAREEESEWEMRPGGMLVQKRTANTDAAVTRNLRLRIAYGALRYEICVSSIATFGEVKKVLCGETGLEVDEQKLVYRGRERENGEYLDVCGVKDRSKVVLIQDPSSIERRFIQMRINSKIQTAHRAINNVAVQLDQLADQVSAIEKSISNGVKVPEVQITTLIEMLMRQAIKLESISAEGGASAQKNLQGKRVQKCVEKLDQLKVSNARIKPVVVTTKWEIFDHPPSSTTWELFD, encoded by the exons atgatgaagaagaaacCGAGCGCGAGAGAGAattcgtcgtcgtcgtcgtccACGGCGGCCAGAGAAGAAGAGAGCGAATGGGAAATGAGGCCCGGAGGAATGCTGGTGCAGAAAAGGACCGCGAATACGGATGCTGCTGTAACACGGAATTTGCGCCTCCGAATCGCCTACGGTGCTCTCCGTTACGAGATCTGCGTCAGTTCCATCGCCACTTTCG GGGAAGTGAAGAAGGTGCTTTGTGGGGAAACGGGGTTAGAGGTGGATGAACAGAAACTGGTGTACAGAGGCAGAGAGCGAGAAAATGGAGAGTACTTGGACGTGTGCGGAGTGAAGGACAGATCAAAAGTGGTGTTAATCCAAGACCCTTCAAGCATTGAGCGACGCTTCATCCAGATGCGTATCAACTCTAAGATCCAAACAGCACATCGCGCAATCAACAATGTCGCTGTCCAACTTGATCAGCTCGCGGACCAG GTCTCTGCCATTGAAAAGTCTATTTCCAACGGAGTCAAAGTACCAGAAGTTCAAATCACAACACTAATTGAGATGCTTATGAGACAAGCAATCAAATTAGAAAGCATTTCTGCAGAAGGCGGTGCCTCTGCACAGAAAAATTTGCAG GGAAAGAGAGTGCAAAAATGTGTTGAAAAACTGGATCAACTTAAGGTATCTAATGCAAGAATAAAACCTGTTGTTGTTACAACCAAGTGGGAGATCTTTGATCATCCTCCATCCTCAACCACGTGGGAATTATTCGATTGA